From the genome of Lotus japonicus ecotype B-129 chromosome 6, LjGifu_v1.2, one region includes:
- the LOC130726530 gene encoding factor of DNA methylation 1-like: MSNPRSNGGASKQSKAFSSLQKEIEQQKHKVNDVHQKNNETAMFLSKLKDSLKTVMEMANKEDTQREECDKELRHMKFLISKMSHDMECVKKEHEQITKELEESKSLNELQLKKFTEETRKNLKQISSLKMAVQKQTGHTNVSTFSEDLKGQTDQLNAKIVELEKQLESKQEMELENQQLQEKLDVMEHMEGEFLKMVADLHINVAEKERALQALEEYSQALTVKERESNDELQKTRKRMIEGIAGRPSRGANIVVKRMGQVDSRPFYKALYAKRKYSKEEVAERAAEMCSVWENNLKDPHWYPFKIITFRNGPKEIINEEDAKLKRLKMEMGVGPFKAVVTALTEMNEYNPSGRYVVSELWNRSEERRATLEEGVELLFEHWKVKKQKIHQTGTADGENADNDNEVSPAHDDNAASPFVGKGV; encoded by the exons ATGTCAAACCCTAGGAGTAATGGTGGTGCAAGCAAGCAAAGCAAGGCATTTTCAAGCCTTCAGAAGGAAATCGAACAACAGAAGCATAAAGTGAATGATGTGCATCAAAAGAATAATGAGACAGCTATGTTCTTGAGCAAACTCAAAGACTCTTTGAAAACGGTCATGGAAATGGCCAACAAAGAAGATACACAGCGTGAGGAATGTGACAAAG AACTACGACATATGAAGTTCTTGATCTCTAAAATGAGTCATGACATGGAATGTGTCAAGAAAGAACATGAGCAGATCACCAAGGAGCTGGAAGAGAGCAAATCTCTGAATGAACTGCAGCTGAAAAAGTTTACTGAAGAGACTCGTAAG AATTTAAAGCAAATTAGCTCTCTGAAGATGGCTGTTCAGAAGCAAACTGGTCATACAAATGTATCTACATTCTCTGAAGATCTTAAG GGCCAAACTGACCAACTCAATGCCAAAATAGTTGAACTTGAAAAACAATTGGAAAGCAAACAAGAGATGGAACTGGAGAATCAGCAACTTCAAGAGAAATTAGATGTCATGGAGCACATGGAAGGTGAATTTCTGAAGATGGTGGCTGATTTACACATAAATGTAGCGGAAAAGGAACGGGCACTTCAAGCCTTAGAAGAATATAGCCAAGCACTGACAGTTAAAGAGCGTGAGAGCAATGATGAGCTTCAGAAAACTCGAAAAAGAATGATTGAG GGCATTGCAGGAAGACCTAGTCGTGGTGCCAACATTGTTGTGAAGAGAATGGGGCAAGTGGACTCAAGGCCATTCTACAAAGCTTTGTATGCAAAGAGAAAATATAGCAAGGAGGAAGTAGCTGAGAGAGCTGCAGAAATGTGTTCTGTGTGGGAAAATAATCTGAAGGACCCCCATTGGTATCCTTTCAAAATAATCACATTTCGTAATGGACCAAAG gaAATTATAAATGAAGAAGATGCAAAGCTGAAAAGATTGAAAATGGAGATGGGTGTTGGGCCATTTAAAGCGGTGGTGACAGCTTTGACAGAGATGAATGAGTACAATCCCAGTGGGAGATATGTAGTCTCAGAGCTATGGAACCGCAGTGAGGAAAGGAGAGCAACTCTGGAAGAAGGAGTTGAACTTCTGTTTGAACATTGGAAAGTAAAAAAGCAGAAAATACATCAAACTGGGACTGCTGATGGTGAAAATGCTGATAATGACAATGAAGTGTCACCCGCCCATGATGACAATGCGGCATCACCCTTTGTAGGAAAGGGTGTGTAA
- the LOC130724109 gene encoding factor of DNA methylation 3-like: protein MKVMNFSNDMECIKKEVEQMTKELEESKIIKEKSKAQNILHHSEIRKMRKELEESKIIKEELEQITNELEESKSMNELLQKNITAEIQKNLMQVSSLQMAALKQQNEHKNVLKLVEDLKDQNEKLNAKIIELEKQPKSLSRLRALLLKTESDVPEDMKKEELLQESKDYNQSLIIKERESNDEIQKARKKLIEGIEGKTSPCADIGVKRIGALDTMPFYKAFRMTKKYDKEEAEQQALEVCSKWEKNLKDPKWNPFKTITVRGETQEIIDEDDEKLERLRKDVGVGAYKAVVAALKEMKEYNASGRVAVSELWNHTMRRRATLEEGIEFLLGQCNFIKADELK, encoded by the exons ATGAAGGTCATGAACTTTAGTAATGACATGGAATGTATAAAGAAAGAAGTGGAGCAGATGACCAAGGAATTGGAGGAGAGTAAGATCATCAAGGAAAAGAGCAAGGCCCAAAATATTCTGCACCACAGTGAGATTCGAAAG ATGAGAAAGGAATTGGAGGAGAGTAAGATCATAAAGGAAGAACTTGAGCAGATCACCAACGAATTGGAGGAGAGCAAGTCGATGAATGAGCTGCTGCAAAAGAACATTACTGCGGAGATTCAAAAG AATTTAATGCAAGTTAGCTCTCTTCAGATGGCTGCTCTGAAACAACAAAATGAGCATAAAAATGTTTTGAAATTGGTTGAAGATCTCAAG GATCAAAATGAAAAACTCAATGCCAAAATAATTGAGCTTGAAAAACAACCCAAAAGTCTTTCGCGGTTAAGGGCACTGCTACTTAAAACAGAATCAGATGTCCCGGAGGACATGAAAAAGGAAGAGCTACTTCAAGAATCAAAAGATTATAACCAATCACTGATCATTAAAGAGCGTGAGAGCAATGATGAGATTCAGAAAGCTCgtaaaaaattgattgag GGTATCGAAGGTAAGACAAGTCCTTGTGCTGATATTGGTGTGAAGAGAATTGGGGCATTGGACACTATGCCATTCTATAAAGCTTTTAGAATGACGAAGAAATATGATAAGGAGGAAGCAGAGCAGCAGGCTTTAGAAGTGTGTTCTAAGTGGGAAAAGAATCTCAAGGACCCCAAATGGAATCCTTTCAAAACAATCACCGTCCGCGGGGAAACACAG gaaatcattgatgaggatgatgaaaaGCTGGAACGACTGAGAAAGGATGTGGGTGTTGGGGCATACAAAGCAGTGGTAGCAGCTTTGAAAGAGATGAAGGAATACAATGCTAGTGGGAGAGTTGCAGTCTCAGAGCTATGGAATCACACAATGAGAAGGAGAGCAACTTTGGAAGAAGGAATTGAATTTCTGTTGGGTCAATGCAACTTTATTAAGGCAGATGAGTTGAAATGA